The proteins below are encoded in one region of Eulemur rufifrons isolate Redbay chromosome 2, OSU_ERuf_1, whole genome shotgun sequence:
- the ZFR2 gene encoding zinc finger RNA-binding protein 2 produces the protein MAVHVYVCARMRMRMREFALILPPHLLPRHHSPSHLHFGSPPFCPCPHFNLSPAPQPKRLYHKAECVPQSPGVSGVQPPPALPQSAPGMGPAAGQALPQATPVGYGGYQPHMGQDFAHSSQRQEPGPAPTAAATYQDGYSYGQSAAASSDGDKRYLQPAARQAGPTAPDVLCQPGTKDGYREPSPRGGHSHAQPPRQVSPAEARQPEGASISGYVYPTVTSVQPEASTVTSYPAPSYDPTHTVYTGPNYPSYDVLVDPAARPHCPPPLSPQIQPPPPPESPQQPPPRQPSSPVDDSGKSTRPDLKLPSLNKLPKAQGGPRQPQLHYCDICKISCAGPQTYRQHLEGQKHKKKEAAQKTGARPDGSPLRVQGQLHCGLCAVSCTGVDAYVAHIRGARHQKVFKLHTQLGKPIPPVQPEPETSSKPSSPAPEGTPEPEAPAGPSVHIQGRPAPARRPVASKGLRKGPPEPQAAGSRPQGEKVARPKSEGPRGAPSQGGAGEASGGCCDAQPVGPDYVEEVCNSGGKVIRFHCKLCECSFNDANARDMHVKGRRHRLQYKKKVDPDLPIAVVPSNRVRKLVADRMRKQRHLARQRLQELRRWQAESRRVEEELLSQDEQQQQQQASPDGSPPPVTGRPGTSAAPLVPRRRPESSDDRHVIFKHAAIYPTERELLAVQKAVAHAERALKLVSDALAREDHGRREEEGSAHSGVTPSARVLKGVMRIGLLAKGLLLRGDRDVHLALLCSEKPTHGLLRRIAEQLPQQLPMVTEDKYEVSSNLEANIVISSCQEPRMRVTVSVTSSLMRKEPSTDQGVEETRPDPGDVLSPEKCLESLAALRHARWFQARASGLQPCVLVLRVLRDLCQRVPAWGALPAWAMQLLVEKALSSATEPLGPGDAVRRILECVAMGTLLADGPGLQDPCEKDQKDALEPMTPQEREDVTASAQHALRLLAFRQIHTLLGMDPLPAARCRPGSRSRKRRLEPREAEEAEEGADERKQGRRDTEGLARSTYECKSLKMTPPGTRSLKALSPGARPPDRQAGRQRVQEENAGDGWGLCVAGRPVSLPTLTCVGRARRSTQSLGSPQPSLLQTDQRRSPEAEGWSRLIPCGEGRRTLPTRACGPSMGREGSEGLELGVSSAIPHHGFLAGAVGKPPSSPPGSGPQSRPVGGRKTLDPSSQVAGDGDAPPGNRSGDLGCGCWLLGDTGECGK, from the exons CCTCATCCTGCCACCAcacctgctcccccgccaccacAGCCCCTCTCACCTGCACTTTGGGTCTCCGCccttctgcccctgcccccatttcaacctgtccccagcccctcagcCAAAGAGGCTCTACCACAAGGCAGAATGTGTCCCCCAGTCTCCGGGGGTCTCAGG CGTCCAGCCTCCGCCGGCCCTCCCCCAGTCCGCTCCTGGAATGGGCCCCGCTGCAGGCCAGGCCTTGCCCCAAGCCACCCCGGTGGGATATGGTGGGTACCAGCCCCACATGGGCCAGGACTTTGCTCACAGCAGCCAGCGCCAGGAACCCGGCCCCGCGCCCACCGCTGCAGCCACCTACCAG GACGGTTACAGCTACGGACAGTCGGCGGCCGCCAGCAGTGACGGGGACAAGCGGTACTTGCAGCCGGCTGCCCGCCAAGCCGGACCCACGGCCCCGGACGTGCTCTGCCAGCCAG GGACCAAAGATGGCTACAGGGAGCCCAGCCCCAGGGGTGGTCACAGCCACGCTCAGCCCCCACGACAGGTGTCCCCAGCGGAGGCCAGGCAGCCAGAGGGCGCCTCGATCTCAGGCTACGTCTACCCCACGGTGACAAGTGTCCAGCCCGAGGCATCCACTGTGACCTCCTACCCTGCGCCCTCCTACGATCCTACCCACACCGTGTACACCG GTCCGAACTACCCCAGCTACGACGTGCTGGTGGACCCTGCAGCCCGTCcccactgccccccgcccctgtCCCCACAGATACAGCCCCCGCCTCCCCCAGAATCCCCCCAGCAGCCGCCGCCCAGGCAGCCTTCATCACCCGTGGATGACTCCGGAAAGAGCACCAGGCCCGACTTGAAGCTACCGTCACTCAACAAGCTGCCGAAAGCCCAGgggggccccaggcagccccagctccACTACTGCGACATCTGCAAGATCAGCTGTGCGGGCCCCCAG ACCTACCGGCAGCACCTGGAAGGGCAGAAGCACAAGAAGAAGGAGGCGGCTCAGAAGACAGGCGCGCGGCCTGACGGCAGCCCACTCAGGGTCCAGGGACAGCTGCACTGCGGCCTGTGCGCCGTGTCCTGCACAGGGGTGGACGCCTACGTGGCCCACATCCGGGGTGCCAGGCACCAGAAG GTCTTCAAGCTGCACACCCAGTTGGGGAAGCCCATTCCCCCCGTCCAGCCTGAACCCGAGACCTCCAGCAAGCCGTCCTCTCCGGCCCCGGAGGGCACCCCTGAGCCCGAGGCCCCCGCCGGCCCCAGCGTGCACATTCAGGGCCGCCCAGCGCCGGCCAGGAGACCGGTGGCCTCAAAGGGCCTGCGCAAGG GGCCTCCCGAGCCGCAGGCAGCGGGCAGCAGACCCCAGGGCGAGAAAGTGGCCCGACCCAAATCGGAGGGGCCCAGAGGAGCGCCCAGCCAAGGGGGCGCGGGGGAAGCTTCCGGAGGCTGCTGTGACGCGCAGCCGGTGGGCCCCGACTATGTGGAGGAG GTGTGCAACAGTGGAGGGAAAGTGATCCGGTTCCACTGCAAGCTGTGCGAGTGCAGTTTCAACGACGCCAACGCCAGGGACATGCACGTGAAGGGCCGGCGGCACCGGCTGCAGTACAAG AAAAAAGTGGACCCTGACCTGCCCATCGCTGTCGTGCCCAGCAACAGGGTGCGGAAGCTCGTGGCGGACAGGATGCGGAAGCAGCGGCACCTGGCCAGGCAGCGGCTGCAGGAGCTGCGGCGCTGGCAGGCGGAGAGCAG GCGGGTGGAGGAGGAGCTGCTATCCCAGGacgagcagcagcagcagcagcaggcgtCACCGGATGGGTCCCCTCCGCCCGTCACTGGCAGGCCGGGGACATCCGCTGCCCCACTCGTG CCCAGGCGGCGGCCGGAGTCCAGCGACGACCGGCACGTGATATTCAAACACGCCGCCATCTACCCCACGGAGCGGGAGCTCCTGGCCGTGCAGAAGGCCGTGGCCCACGCGGAACGGGCCCTCAAGCTGGTGTCGGACGCGCTGGCCCGGGAGGACCACGGACGCCGGGAGGAAGAAGGCAGCGCGCACAG CGGCGTCACCCCCTCGGCTCGGGTCCTGAAAGGCGTCATGCGCATCGGCCTCCTGGCAAAGGGCCTCCTCCTACGAGGGGACAGGGATGTGCACCTGGCCCTGCTTTGCTCCGAGAAGCCCACGCACGGCCTGCTGCGGAGGATTGCGGAGCAGCTGCCCCAGCAGCTCCCG ATGGTGACTGAGGATAAGTATGAGGTCTCCTCCAACCTGGAAGCCAACATTGTCATCTCCTCCTGCCAGGAGCCCAGGATGCGAGTCACTGTGTCTGTCACCTCTTCCCTGATGCGGAAGGAGCCCTCTACGGACCAAG GAGTGGAGGAAACTCGGCCTGACCCAGGAGATGTCCTGAGCCCCGAGAAGTGCCTGGAGTCCCTGGCCGCCCTGCGCCACGCCAGGTGGTTCCAG GCTCGCGCCAGCGGCCTGCAGCCGTGCGTGCTCGTCCTCAGGGTCCTGCGGGACCTCTGCCAGCGCGTGCCCGCCTGGGGGGCCCTGCCAGCCTGG GCCATGCAGCTGCTAGTGGAGAAGGCTCTGAGCAGCGCCACCGAGCCCCTGGGCCCCGGGGACGCTGTGAGGCGCATCCTGGAGTGTGTGGCCATGGGGACACTCCTGGCAG ATGGGCCGGGGCTCCAGGACCCCTGCGAGAAAGACCAGAAGGACGCCCTGGAGCCCATGACGCCGCAGGAGCGGGAGGACGTGACAGCCAGTGCCCAG CACGCCCTGCGCTTGCTGGCCTTCCGGCAGATCCACACGCTCCTGGGCATGGACCCGCTGCCCGCGGCCCGGTGCCGGCCCGGGTCCCGCTCCCGGAAGAGGcggctggagcccagagaggccgaggaggccgaggagggcgcgGATGAGAGGAAGCAGGGCCGGAGGGACACAGAGGGGCTCGC AAGAAGCACATATGAGtgtaaatcattaaaaatgacaCCACCTGGCACTCGGAGCCTCAAGGCCCTCTCCCCAGGGGCCCGTCCCCCCGACCGCCAGGCGGGCAGGCAGCGG GTTCAGGAAGAGAACGCGGGGGATGGCTGGGGGCTGTGTGTGGCCGGCAGGCCTGTGTCACTGCCCACCCTCACCTGTGTGGGACGAGCTCGAAGGAGCACCCAGAGCCTGGGATCCCCCCAACCCAGCCTGCTCCAAACAGACCAGCGCCGCAGCCCGGAGGCCGAAGGCTGGAGCCGGCTCATCCCCTGTGGGGAGGGTCGCAGGACACTGCCAACCA GGGCCTGCGGCCCAAGTATGGGCAGAGAGGGGTCagaggggctggagctgggggtcTCCTCAGCCATCCCGCACCACGGGTTTCttgcaggggctgtggggaaaCCG CCCTCGTCCCCACCGGGCAGCGGACCCCAGAGCAGGCCGGTAGGTGGCAGGAAGACACTGGACCCAAGCAGCCAGGTTGCAGGGGATGGGGACGCGCCCCCAGGGAACCGCAGCGGGGACCTCGGCTGCGGATGCTGGTTGCTAGGAGACACCGGTGAGTGTGGGAAGTGA